Proteins co-encoded in one Zalophus californianus isolate mZalCal1 chromosome 9, mZalCal1.pri.v2, whole genome shotgun sequence genomic window:
- the LOC113922322 gene encoding olfactory receptor 10AD1 has product MTGKHGCSQRSKTVDLRNGSTVTEFILVGFEQSSSSTRALIFALFSALYSLAMAMNGLIIFITWTDPRLNSPMYFFLGHLSFLDVCFITTTIPQMLIHLVAKNHIVSFVSCSTQMYLVFSMGVAECILLAFMAYDRYVAICHPLSYAQIMSRQVCVKLVSTAWFFGLINGILLDYMTFRGPFCRDNHIENFFCEAPIVIALSCGDPQFSLTTIFADAIVVLLSPMVLIVISYARILASILGRASSSGRGKTFSTCASHLTVVIFFYTSAMFSYMNPRSTHGPDKDKPFSLLYAIIIPMCNPIIYSFRNKEMKRAMVRALGRTSLAQSKSV; this is encoded by the exons ATGACTGGGAAGCATGGCTGTTCCCAGAG GTCCAAGACAGTGGACCTAAGGAACGGCAGCACAGTGACAGAGTTTATCCTCGTGGGCTTTGAGCAGAGCTCCTCTTCCACTCGGGCATTGATCTTTGCCCTCTTCTCAGCCCTCTACAGCCTTGCCATGGCCATGAATGgcctcatcatcttcatcacctgGACAGACCCCAGGCTCAACagccccatgtacttcttccttgGCCACCTGTCCTTCCTGGATGTCTgcttcatcaccaccaccatcccacAGATGCTGATCCACCTGGTGGCCAAGAACCACATTGTCTCCTTTGTCTCTTGCTCGACCCAGATGTACTTGGTCTTCTCTATGGGTGTGGCCGAGTGCATCCTCTTGGCTTTTATGGCCTATGACCGTTATGTTGCTATCTGCCACCCACTCAGCTATGCCCAGATCATGAGCCGGCAGGTTTGTGTGAAGCTGGTAAGCACTGCCTGGTTCTTTGGGCTGATCAATGGCATTCTGCTTGATTACATGACATTTCGTGGTCCGTTCTGTAGAGACAACCACATAGAAAACTTCTTCTGTGAGGCTCCCATAGTGATCGCTCTCTCTTGTGGAGACCCCCAGTTTAGTCTGACGACGATCTTTGCCGATGCCATCGTGGTGCTGCTCAGCCCCATGGTGCTCATTGTCATCTCCTATGCACGCATCCTGGCCTCCATCCTTGGCAGAGCCTCCTCCTCAGGTCGTGGAAAGACCTTCTCTACTTGTGCTTCCCATCTGACTGTGGTCATCTTTTTCTACACCTCAGCCATGTTCTCTTATATGAACCCTCGCAGCACACATGGCCCTGACAAAGACAagcctttctccctcctctacGCCATCATCATCCCCATGTGCAACCCCATCATCTATAGTTTTcgaaacaaggaaatgaagagggCCATGGTGAGGGCCCTTGGGAGGACCAGCCTGGCCCAGTCCAAGTCTGTCTAG
- the CCDC184 gene encoding coiled-coil domain-containing protein 184: MEDGPLEIMTKDGGDMPAPLEVSTVPAVGDVISGEYNGGMKELMEHLKAQLQALFEDVRAMRGALDEQASHIQVLSDDVCANQRAIVSMCQIMTTAPRQGGLGVVGGKVSCPGAPQEPETPSPGIGDSGLLGRDPEDEDDDEEEKEMPSSATPTSHCERPESPCAGLLGGDGPLVEPLDLPDITLLQLEGEASL; this comes from the coding sequence ATGGAGGACGGTCCGCTGGAGATCATGACCAAGGACGGCGGCGACATGCCGGCACCTCTGGAGGTGTCCACCGTGCCGGCCGTGGGGGACGTGATCTCCGGGGAGTACAACGGCGGCATGAAGGAACTGATGGAGCACCTGAAGGCCCAGCTGCAGGCCTTGTTTGAGGACGTGAGGGCCATGCGGGGGGCCCTGGACGAGCAGGCCTCGCACATCCAGGTGCTCTCGGACGACGTGTGCGCCAACCAGCGGGCCATCGTCTCCATGTGCCAGATTATGACCACGGCGCCCCGCCAGGGCGGTCTGGGCGTGGTCGGCGGCAAGGTGAGCTGCCCGGGTGCCCCCCAGGAGCCGGAGACCCCTTCGCCTGGGATCGGGGACAGCGGTTTGCTGGGTCGCGATCCTGAGGACGAGGACGACgatgaagaagagaaggagatgcCCAGTTCCGCCACACCCACTAGTCACTGTGAGCGTCCCGAGAGCCCCTGTGCTGGTCTCCTTGGGGGGGACGGGCCACTTGTGGAGCCCCTCGATCTGCCCGACATTACCCTGCTGCAGCTGGAGGGCGAGGCCTCTCTGTGA